The following are encoded in a window of Massilia sp. R2A-15 genomic DNA:
- a CDS encoding multidrug effflux MFS transporter — protein MLPTSTPSNLPKDPVVPVPLPPVHKRPVLGAGALAALLAALSMLGPFAIDAYLPAFPDIQADLHANAIEMQQTLSAYLLAFAGMVLWHGALSDAFGRRNVILVAMLVFAVGTFGCAASHSVHYLWVFRIMQGVSAGAGVVVGRAIIRDLYSDAPAARLLSMVTMIFSIAPAVAPVLGGLIVKYLDWRVIFLFLLVYSLLLFAVCWRYLPETLPPGQRQPFNPGYVAKNYSAIFRSPLFHMKSGVVAFNFCGLFLFITAAPVMLPVHLHLGPDQFAWLFVPSVSGIFLGALVANRVAGRMTFARQIGIGFCFLIAAAAANVGYHLFFPPAIPWSVLPMFFYTFGMSIVAPGATLLTLDLFPHIRGTVASCQSFAVTLAGALVAGVIAPFLSHSVLWLALGQLGFGLAALGLWLTSRQYRRMISAQVAK, from the coding sequence ATGCTGCCGACTTCGACGCCGTCCAATCTGCCGAAGGACCCGGTGGTCCCGGTGCCGCTGCCCCCGGTCCACAAGCGGCCGGTGCTCGGCGCCGGCGCGCTCGCCGCGCTGCTGGCCGCGCTGTCGATGCTCGGCCCGTTCGCGATCGACGCCTACCTGCCGGCCTTCCCTGACATTCAGGCCGACCTGCACGCCAACGCGATCGAAATGCAGCAGACGCTGTCGGCCTACCTGCTGGCGTTTGCAGGGATGGTGCTGTGGCACGGCGCGCTGTCGGACGCCTTCGGGCGCCGCAACGTGATCCTGGTGGCGATGCTGGTGTTCGCGGTCGGCACCTTTGGCTGCGCCGCTTCGCATTCGGTGCACTACCTGTGGGTGTTCCGCATCATGCAGGGCGTGTCGGCGGGCGCCGGCGTGGTGGTGGGACGCGCGATAATCCGCGACCTGTATTCCGATGCGCCGGCCGCGCGCCTGCTGTCGATGGTGACGATGATCTTTTCCATCGCGCCCGCGGTCGCGCCGGTGCTGGGCGGCCTGATCGTCAAGTACCTCGACTGGCGCGTGATCTTCCTGTTCCTGCTGGTGTATTCGCTGCTGCTGTTCGCGGTCTGCTGGCGCTACCTGCCCGAAACGCTGCCGCCTGGCCAGCGCCAGCCCTTCAATCCCGGCTACGTGGCGAAGAACTACAGCGCCATCTTCCGCTCGCCGCTGTTCCACATGAAGTCCGGCGTGGTCGCCTTCAATTTCTGCGGCCTGTTCCTGTTCATCACCGCGGCGCCCGTGATGCTGCCTGTACACCTGCACCTCGGCCCCGACCAGTTCGCGTGGCTGTTCGTGCCCAGCGTGTCCGGCATCTTCCTCGGCGCGCTGGTGGCCAACCGGGTGGCGGGGCGCATGACCTTCGCGCGCCAGATCGGCATCGGCTTCTGCTTCCTGATCGCCGCCGCCGCGGCCAACGTCGGCTACCACTTGTTCTTCCCGCCGGCGATTCCGTGGTCGGTGCTGCCGATGTTCTTCTACACCTTCGGCATGTCGATCGTCGCGCCCGGCGCCACCCTGCTCACGCTCGACCTGTTCCCGCACATCCGCGGCACCGTCGCCTCATGCCAGTCGTTCGCCGTGACCCTGGCGGGCGCGCTGGTGGCCGGCGTGATCGCGCCCTTCCTGTCGCATTCGGTGCTGTGGCTGGCGCTGGGACAGCTGGGCTTTGGCCTTGCCGCGCTGGGGTTATGGTTGACGTCGCGCCAATACCGGCGCATGATCTCCGCCCAAGTTGCCAAGTAA
- a CDS encoding class I SAM-dependent RNA methyltransferase, with translation MEAALAEELGEIALQSTTMKVHNQVPGGVHCSGHLHDSYRINLHSRIASRVLMRMGHSSYDNENDIYDLTLQQPWEDWFGVDHTIRVDVTAIKSPLKSLEFTTLKIKDAVCDRFRDQFNKRPSVNTQEPDIRIVGFLDQRNFTIYLDTSGEALFKRGWREETGDAPLRENLAAGMLRVSGWKPGTVLFDPMCGSGTILVEAAQMVQGIPPGARRSFAFEKFNSFVPEPWQALKNAIKPNPLPSSPTIFGSDISGDMVAMTRHNLKVAGIMFDVPLKQIEAQEVKPPTEQPGILLTNPPYGERIGVRGDSTVPADEMSVAFYSALGTTLKQRFAGWTVFLFTADLSLPKLLRLKEARKTPFFNGALECRLFRFDMVAGYNRREEAKPKQA, from the coding sequence ATGGAAGCGGCGCTGGCCGAAGAACTGGGCGAAATCGCCCTTCAAAGCACCACCATGAAGGTGCACAACCAGGTGCCGGGCGGCGTGCATTGCTCGGGCCACTTGCATGACTCCTACCGCATCAACCTGCACTCGCGCATCGCCTCGCGCGTGCTGATGCGCATGGGGCACTCCAGCTACGACAACGAAAACGACATCTACGACCTCACGCTGCAGCAGCCGTGGGAAGACTGGTTCGGCGTGGACCACACGATTCGTGTCGACGTCACCGCGATCAAGTCACCGTTGAAGAGCCTCGAATTCACCACGCTGAAGATCAAGGACGCCGTGTGCGACCGCTTCCGCGACCAGTTCAACAAGCGCCCCTCGGTCAACACGCAGGAGCCGGACATCCGCATCGTCGGCTTCCTCGACCAGCGCAACTTCACGATCTACCTCGACACCTCCGGCGAAGCGCTGTTCAAGCGCGGCTGGCGCGAAGAGACGGGCGACGCGCCGCTGCGCGAGAATCTCGCCGCCGGCATGCTGCGCGTGTCGGGCTGGAAGCCTGGCACGGTGCTGTTCGATCCGATGTGCGGCTCCGGCACCATCCTCGTCGAAGCGGCGCAGATGGTGCAGGGCATTCCGCCCGGCGCGCGCCGCAGCTTCGCCTTCGAAAAATTCAACAGCTTCGTGCCCGAGCCATGGCAGGCGCTGAAAAACGCCATCAAGCCGAACCCGCTGCCGTCCTCGCCGACCATTTTCGGCAGCGACATCTCCGGCGACATGGTGGCGATGACGCGCCATAACCTGAAGGTGGCCGGCATCATGTTCGACGTGCCGCTCAAGCAGATCGAGGCGCAGGAAGTCAAGCCGCCGACCGAGCAGCCGGGCATCCTCTTGACCAACCCGCCGTACGGCGAGCGGATCGGCGTGCGCGGCGACAGCACCGTGCCGGCCGACGAGATGTCGGTGGCGTTCTACTCCGCGCTCGGCACCACGCTCAAGCAGCGTTTCGCCGGCTGGACCGTGTTCCTGTTCACCGCCGACCTGTCGCTGCCGAAGCTGCTGCGCCTGAAGGAAGCGCGCAAGACGCCGTTCTTCAACGGCGCGCTGGAATGCCGCCTGTTCCGCTTCGACATGGTGGCCGGCTACAACCGCCGCGAGGAAGCCAAGCCGAAGCAGGCCTGA